A region of the Parambassis ranga chromosome 24, fParRan2.1, whole genome shotgun sequence genome:
gacTGACTGACCTGTCTGTGATTCTCGCCCTCCTTGTTTCAGGCCTGCTGTGTGACCTCTTGTGGTCTGACCCAGACAAAGACGTTCAGGGCTGGGGGGAGAACGATCGGGGGGTCTCCTTCACCTTCGGGGCTGATGTAGTCAGCAAGTTTCTTAACCGCCACGACCTGGACCTCATCTGCCGGGCACATCAGGTAACACATTCATAATATTACAAGATTCATTGATGACGCCATGAATTACTGTAAAAACTGTTTAACCTCACTTATGCCTAgaagcccagtgcattctgggtgttgatgTTTTACTACATATTTGGCATAAGGGAATAGCTCTGCCCTTCTAGCTTCTAGCTAGTGCTATACAAAATGTTTTGCCTTGGCTTTAATCCTGCTCCCTTACAGGTTGTTGAAGACGGCTATGAGTTCTTTGCAAAGCGACAGCTGGTGACCCTGTTTTCTGCCCCTAATTACTGCGGAGAGTTTGACAATGCAGGCGGCATGATGAGCGTGGACGAGTCTCTTATGTGCTCCTTTCAGGTACTCACTGTTTCTTCTAGTGGCACTTTAAATCTGTACTACATAGATGCATGTATCATTATCATCTCTTCTATTCTGTCAGATCCTGAAGCCATCAGAGAAAAAAGCTAAATACCAGTACGGAGGGGTGAATTCAGGACGCCCTGTCACCCCGCCTCGTACTACTCAGACACCTAAAAAGAGGTGAGCAGCTGGACCTggctctcctgctcctcctcggATTGGGCTCCGGCCCACATCCCAGCAGGCCGCCTCAAACTCTCCAGCCTTCTCTCAGTCAGCTTCTTCATgtgtaaatacaaacacaggagtgttttttgttctgtgggtatttttttctataaacacatacctgtttttttccttttttctaattccattgtgtgtttttactacTACTCAGCCCATTCAGGGATATATTCACCAAACtcttgtggagagggtgggcaGCATGCTTCTCTGTCTTCACATTAACAATTTCCACCGCAAATTTTTGTGAATGCATGCACGCTTGTGAGACGAGTTCTTTGTCCAAGCAAATGTAAACGCCCAACTCTCCCAAATGTTTACCTTGATTGGCTGAAGTATTACACTGCTTGCAAGAAAAGTTTGACATATtgggaaatgtttttatttacattcttGCAAAGAGTCAGATAACATTGATGCCAATCCTGCCTGCTAGACTTTAGATTTGTGATTAGATTAACACAAAGCatagaagaaaaggaaaacagcTCACCTGACTCTGTTAACAAAATCCACCAACCAGCACTTTGTTTACACATTAAATCATGTTTGATTTTTCCATACCAGGCAGGAAAACATACAGAACACATGgttcatgtgtggattaaacaAAAAGACAGTGGACCAGGAGTGCTGGTTGTTAGATTTTGATTGATTTGAGTCATGTAAATCATTTTCTTGCCTTCTGCCTTCATTCTAACCCATGTTAGCTACATATTTATCAGGTAAGTGCAACAAATTtcctaaaatgtttttaaacattttggAGATTTCTGTTTAGTCACCACCAACTACAGCCAGGCAAGGCTGTGCAGTGGCGATGACAATGATGGTGCATGCATTTACAGTATGACAAACTAGGTGTATAGAAGGCATTTCTGCTCATAATCAGTGATAAGTGTTCTTCCAGTAGTTACATATTTCAGTCAGAGGGCACACTGAGCTAACATTCAAACATTACACAGCCAGCACTCTTTGGATCTCTGGGAAGTGAGAGTTAAACATCCACTGATAATCTCCTCTTATTGCCAAAGAGAACAAAGCAGACCTTCCAGATTACCACTTTTCAGAATCATTCTGCAGACATGACAGCTACGACTTCCTCCACGACTCAAGAATGTGTTTCTCCTCATGGGGATTATAAAAATACTGGGATTTCAACAAGCAGCACCAACAATGAGCGTGCAATAAATATGGTTAGCTATAACTTAACAAATAATACAGTGGTGACTAAAgcctctgtaaaaaaaatgctaacCTATGCTATATGTTTAGCCTGGCAGTTTTTTTATGCCAGTCTTTTTTTCACAACCCACACCCAGCTGTGTACATTTATATTCTTTCTGTCAGTTAATGAGCGTTTGTGGTTTGTTGGTATAAAACAAGGGACACTGCAATGCAATAGTTTAAATGGTACCTTCTTTTGTTCAAATGTAAATCCTGTTAACATATGAACAAAACGACTCAATGTGCACTTTGAGTTTTGTGTCCTTTAGTCTGTTAAATGCATTAAATGTGTAGAAAAGTAGAGACAGATACTCCAGGAGACGGTGTACAAATGAATGAACATGGCAACAATTATTTAAGTATGCAGACCTCTTGAACCTCTTACACACTGAATATTGTTGCACTTCTAATCATCGCATGACTTATCTTAAAGAGGTCAAAATCATCAAGTCAAGACAATGGCATTTTGTTGACATACTAATTATATAACATTGTTCCTACATAGTGGATATAGAGTCAAGTACGGTAGATGCAATTATTTCCACTCATCAACATTTAAGCTGTGtaatttttttgtaatattGCCTTTTGCCTTGTAAAGCTGTTGGTCTTTACGTTGTAAACAGTGTAGTCAAAGATTTGCACCAATTTGTTTCAGAGTGAAATAAATGGAAGTACTGATtagtctgttttctgtttgtatacATATTTTGTGAACTTGGTCACTAAGGCACTGGGATAAAAAAGTAACAGACATAAAATCAAAAAAGTccaaaaattaatttaattaatagttAAAATTATTTTATGGCTAGAAAATAATCAACAAATTTCTCTGCACCACAAAGACACAAGGAGACTAAGCTCAGTCTGACTTCAGGCCGTGCAGCACTGACTGTGGTACTCTGCTGATGTAGTTTTCATGGTTACGTAGTGTAGCGAGAACACCAGCAGAGTTCATGTGCTTGACGTTAGCATCATAGTGGTATGCGTTTCCGTACATATCAGTCAGTTTACCTGCATAGAAAAAAAATTTGAATTATTTATGATATAACTAaatatttgtcacattttagaATCAAAGTTCAAAAAATGTTGCAtagacacaaacatgtttatacaTAGGAACATGCTTTAAAATCCTCATTATGTCAAAGGTTTTTACCTCCAACAGCATGCAGGATGGCTTCAGGTGCACAAGTGTCCCACTTCTTACAACCTGGACTAGCAAAGACATAAGCAGAGGCCTTTCCCTCCACGAGCTGGATTATCTGCAGGCAGATGAGTCAATGAGTGTTCAGCAACTTCAGACTGGGACCACGAATGAGTCATAGCTACAACAGTAGCACTGCTTAAACCCATCTTACCTTGTTTCCAGCACCACCCACTCTTATAACCTCATGAGGCTCCATGGCATCTACACAGTCCATCACCATCTTGTTGCTATGGGAACGGGTAGTGGTGACTATTCGCCTGTCACTAGGAACTTCCCGCAGCTGGAATCCAAAGGCACCTAATCCCAGCACTCCCCACATAGTTCTTCCCAAAGTTGCTCCTGCACCAAGCTGATGAGGGAACAGTGAAATAGTCAGACTGACAGACCACTGCCCTCTGACTATTTTTCTGAACTATTTCTGGAAACATCATAGCACGGCTTTACAGCCACTTATTGACAAATAAACACCTAGCTCTTTGGATTCAGTGTCAAATACGGTCTTGAAGTAGAGAAGTTTGGAACTTTTAGTTTGTACCTGATAGTTGTAGAAAGGCTGATTGATGACACCTGCTATGGCTCTGCCTCCATATGCAATACCAATAAGCACCGTCACATTATCCAGGAGCCCTGAAGGCAGACAGCAGTACCATGTTAGCCGGAAGCTAAACAGTTGAACTGATCTTTCACACAAGCCAATGTTTATTCTAGTGGTGTGGCCAGAACAGTGATTACTCTACACTGCCAGGGGTAATAGTTGCTTTCCCATACAGAGAGCTGTGTGGTGAGACAGAGAGGTGTCCGACCCTGTAAGAGGTATCTGGGCCACAGCTTGGAGATGGAGACACCTCGAGGCTGGGGTCAGCAGAAAGGAGCAAGAGACAGATatggagcaggagcagggaTACAGAAAGGAGAGAAGCAAAGAAATATGAAAGTGACAGCAAGGACGCTAAAACcagaagaaagacacacaaagtgctCTGCAAGCGTTATGATTAATAACCAATATAATCAATCAAAAGTTCTTCCTGTTTCTATTTTATATTCAGACACTGAGTAACCAAGAAAAGcagtttctctctcacacacacacatttgagaGACCTACCTTCAGTGTATTCCTTTGTGCCATCAAGTGGATCCACCCACACAACCAGCTTCATTCAAATAGACACAAACAGAATTAGTATGTTTACTGCTGCAATAAAGAGCACAAGACTTGTAACaggaaatgttatttttttaaccagagGGAATGCTTTCTTTTCAGTTTCTAAACATAACAGAACATTTTtcacctcttcttctctgagcTCACTAAACTCTGCTGGACAGCTCCTCTGAAGGATTTCATCTGCTTGGCTGTTCTCAATGAGATCTTCCTGTACCTCCACAGCTGGAAGCTCctacataaacaaaaacaattgaTCATCACACTTGGTCTCCCTTAGGGTTAATAATTCTTTTCAAGTATAAAAGGGGTCAGTGATCTAAGACAGCAGGAGATATAAATCCTTTTACATGCACGAACAGTTGTTGTGCAGAGTCCACAGTTTGAGGATGATGTCACCTTCTACGAAGAAGAGCTCCATATGCTGCACGACTACTGGACAAAGTTTATAAATGTAGGAAAAAAACTGaatgatgaaaaataaatatgctaggtttttattaaatttaaccctttgaactCAGGACAGAATCTTATTAGTGATTAGTGGGGTCTGCATGGGCCTCATTTCACCACTGTGTGTCAAAAGAAAGTGATGCATTCACTAACCTCCTCTCCTATGATGGTGACTTTAGGGAAGCGTCTGGACAGTGAAGCACAGATGCTCTGCTGTGCAAGTCTGTCAGCCAGTGTCTGCAAATCATTCGCTCCTGTCTATTCAGGGATACAAACAGGAAATCAAACACCTGCTCATTCTGTACTTTATTCATGCCAAGCTGGCAAATTGCAGCAGCAAcatacaggcactcagcatatTAAACATATACCTCTAATGGTTAAAATAATCAGTATAGACATTTTtaacagaaaatataaa
Encoded here:
- the bpnt1 gene encoding 3'(2'),5'-bisphosphate nucleotidase 1 isoform X2 → MSGNPALIMRLVASAYRVAEKAGAIVRKVLHSGELDIVEKTGANDLQTLADRLAQQSICASLSRRFPKVTIIGEEELPAVEVQEDLIENSQADEILQRSCPAEFSELREEELVVWVDPLDGTKEYTEGLLDNVTVLIGIAYGGRAIAGVINQPFYNYQLGAGATLGRTMWGVLGLGAFGFQLREVPSDRRIVTTTRSHSNKMVMDCVDAMEPHEVIRVGGAGNKIIQLVEGKASAYVFASPGCKKWDTCAPEAILHAVGGKLTDMYGNAYHYDANVKHMNSAGVLATLRNHENYISRVPQSVLHGLKSD
- the bpnt1 gene encoding 3'(2'),5'-bisphosphate nucleotidase 1 isoform X1 — encoded protein: MSGNPALIMRLVASAYRVAEKAGAIVRKVLHSGELDIVEKTGANDLQTLADRLAQQSICASLSRRFPKVTIIGEEELPAVEVQEDLIENSQADEILQRSCPAEFSELREEELVVWVDPLDGTKEYTEASRCLHLQAVAQIPLTGSDTSLSHHTALWLLDNVTVLIGIAYGGRAIAGVINQPFYNYQLGAGATLGRTMWGVLGLGAFGFQLREVPSDRRIVTTTRSHSNKMVMDCVDAMEPHEVIRVGGAGNKIIQLVEGKASAYVFASPGCKKWDTCAPEAILHAVGGKLTDMYGNAYHYDANVKHMNSAGVLATLRNHENYISRVPQSVLHGLKSD